The following are from one region of the Salvia hispanica cultivar TCC Black 2014 chromosome 1, UniMelb_Shisp_WGS_1.0, whole genome shotgun sequence genome:
- the LOC125212202 gene encoding protein VTE6, chloroplastic-like, translating into MAASLSTPTILSLTPPFPLPNSHNPTSKALFFTPLKPTPKNPVLKQKSASQIQASATDFDPGLLQQAIQLVKSSPPTWQSALLSNAAIFVLGSPVLLSGLSPPGFAAAFLLGTLTWRAFSYSGFLLVATYFVIGTAATKVKMEQKEAQGVAEKMKGRRGPGSVVGSSAAGCVCAALSISGIGGVALAPLWKLGFVASFCTKLSDTVSSEIGKAYGRTTYLVTTFKIVPRGTEGAVSLEGTLAGILASVLLASVGVVLGQINIPQVVICVIASQIANLGESIIGAVFQEKEGFQWLNNDAVNVLNISMGSILAILMQQLFLQNWLT; encoded by the exons ATGGCAGCTTCTCTCTCAACACCgaccattctctctctcacccCTCCATTTCCACTCCCCAATTCCCACAATCCCACTTCAAAAGCCCTCTTCTTTACCCCTCTCAAGCCAACCCCTAAAAATCCAGTCTTGAAGCAGAAATCGGCATCCCAAATTCAAGCATCAGCGACTGATTTTGATCCAGGTCTTCTTCAGCAGGCCATCCAGCTGGTCAAATCATCGCCTCCCACGTGGCAATCCGCGCTTCTCAGCAACGCCGCGATCTTCGTCTTGGGCTCCCCGGTTCTCCTCTCCGGATTGTCGCCGCCCGGATTTGCGGCGGCGTTCTTGCTCGGGACCCTCACGTGGCGCGCCTTTAGCTACTCTGGGTTCCTTCTTGTGGCTACTTACTTTGTCATT GGAACGGCCGCGACAAAGGTGAAAATGGAGCAGAAGGAGGCTCAAGGGGTTGCTGAGAAAATGAAAGGAAGGCGAGGACCGGGAAGTGTGGTTGGATCAAGTGCTGCCGGCTGTGTTTGTGCAGCCCTCTCAATCTCCGGAATCGGTGGAGTGGCACTTGCTCCCCTTTGGAAACTTGGGTTTGTCGCTAGTTTCTGTACCAAACTCAGCGATACTGTCTCGAGTGAGATAGGGAAAGCATATGGCAGGACGAC TTACCTAGTCACAACATTCAAGATAGTCCCAAGGGGTACTGAAGGGGCCGTTAGTCTTGAAGGAACTCTTGCTGGAATTTTAGCTTCGGTTCTTCTTGCTTCTGTCGGTGTTGTTCTTGGTCAG ATAAACATACCACAAGTCGTCATCTGTGTAATTGCTTCCCAGATTGCTAATCTCGGAGAGAGTATCATCGGTGCAGTATTCCAAGAAAAAGAAGGGTTCCAATGG CTTAACAATGACGCGGTCAATGTCCTAAATATATCCATGGGCAGCATTTTGGCAATCCTTATGCAGCAACTGTTCCTCCAAAACTGGCTCACATAG
- the LOC125201396 gene encoding probable protein phosphatase 2C 18 produces MGSYLSCESKRSPMPTTPMVAKKWKFSTMTSSDHPNFLLNRPTEIASLVSKHGKRSMLVLEKFGSTTEDTTSFTEHKLGSTIQHKTTFSDDHTVVKLVRNFLPPKLSEHWEVKILRKTDSDVDAEGSDCVCGRTTAVNLVKKGQDLTIGNIGDSRGVLGIRDENDAFVAVMNVDQGDLVVLAPAKVWDELSNGDVQAVVYRSPTRLCAARAVVNAALVGWRNKYKVVDDGCAVVCLFLGSPQESEMRTMTRLHICSRPEQFVERVWL; encoded by the exons ATGGGATCGTACTTATCGTGCGAAAGTAAGAGGAGCCCTATGCCCACTACTCCCATGGTGGCTAAGAAGTGGAAGTTTTCGACAATGACATCATCTGATCACCCGAATTTCCTCTTGAATCGGCCGACTGAGATCGCCTCCCTCGTCTCAAAGCATGGCAAGAGATCCATGCTTGTTTTGGAG AAGTTTGGTTCGACAACAGAAGACACGACGTCCTTCACTGAGCACAAGCTTGGTTCGACAATACAACACAAGACCACCTTCTCTGACGACCACACAGTTGTTAAGCTTGTCCGGAATTTCCTCCCTCCGAAGCTGAGTGAACACTGGGAAGTCAAGATTCTTAGGAAAACTGATTCTGATGTCGATGCAGAAGGTTCGGATTGCGTTTGTGGCAGAACTACAGCAGTGAATCTGGTGAAAAAG GGTCAAGATCTTACAATCGGAAATATTGGGGACTCGAGAGGTGTACTAGGGATAAGAGACGAGAATGATGCATTCGTTGCAGTGATGAACGTGGATCAAGGCGACCTTGTAGTCTTAGCACCAGCTAAG GTTTGGGACGAGCTCTCGAACGGGGATGTGCAAGCTGTCGTGTACAGATCCCCTACACGCTTGTGTGCAGCTCGAGCAGTAGTGAATGCAGCACTTGTTGGATGGAGGAATAAGTACAAGGTTGTTGATGATGGATGTGCAGTCGTCTGCCTCTTCCTTGGCTCGCCTCAAGAGTCCGAAATGAGGACCATGACACGACTTCATATTTGTTCTCGTCCGGAGCAGTTTGTCGAGCGAGTGTGGCTATAG